GCGggaggctctgctcccagttcCTGGTCATTTGGAATTCATCTCATCCGTTCTGGGGACGGGAACTCGGGTCCTCGTGCTCAGAGCCAGCAAAGACCGAGGTTCAGGGCAGAGTTTTATTGTAAAAAGTCCCCAGGGCCCcgagcagctgtgctgggttaATCCATGCGAGCCTTCAGGGTCCTCGTGGTGATCTTGTCTTTTTCTCTGcaggggaaaagagaggagagaatTCTGGATAAAGCCGGGCTTAAACCCGGGCTTAaacccttcctgcagctctggatgTCCCAGGGGTGCAGGCAGGGTCACCCTGGGCTCCGGGGTTGTGACAgtgacaaaacaaatccttctggGAGCTCCCAGGCTTGGGATGGGCGGGAAACAATGGGAATTCTCAAAGCcggcctggggacagagctgggagatAATGCTGGATCCAGTGGGGCAGAGCATCCCCATTCCAGTGGGAATGATTGGAGTTAATGCTGGATCCAGTGGGGCAGAGCATCCCCATTCCAGTGGGAATGATTGGAGTTAATGTTGGATCCAGTGGGGCAGAGCATCCCCATTCCAATGGGAACGATTGGAGTTAATGCTGGATCCAGTGGGGCAGAGCATCCCCATTCCAGTGGGAATGACTGGAGTTAATGCTGGATCCAGTGGGGCAGAGCATCCCCATTCCAATGGGAGTGATTGGAGTTAATGCTGGATCCAGTGGGGCAGAGCATCCCCATTCCAGTGGGAATGACTGGAGTTAATGCTGGATCCAGTGGGGCAGAGCATCCCCATTCCAATGGGAATGACTGGAGTTAATGCTGGATCCAGTGGGGCAGAGCATCCCCATTCCAGTGGGAATGCAGCCAGGGAATCCCTGTCAAAccctgggaagggacaggatttggagaagaaaggaaggggaagggaaaaggggaaaaggggaaaggaaggagcagcactCACATGACGTGCACCACCACGCCCATGCCGGAAATGGCGTCCCTGTCCACGGCATTGAGCATGGCCTGCGAGATGGTCTCAAAGAGGTGCTCGGGCTCCTGGGGCACAGAGGGAACAGAGGGATACAGATCCCTGCAGCTTGtccaaaccccccccaaaaatcctgCAAGGATTTCCCCTCTCAGGCTGCTGaagccactgctgctccaggaacGAAGCCTTCTGTCACaccagctgggacagagctccccatcccttccaggacccatccctcACAGCTCTGGGGTTTATCTCCTGTTAAACCAGGTGTGTTACtgctctttatcccttccaggacccatccctcATAACTCTGGGGTTTATCTCCTGTCACACCAGCTGGATCACTTTTCTtcatcccttccaggacccctcctccctgcagggatctctgctgctcctggcccatccaggctcagggcagggctgagacaattccatcatcccTTGGGAGTTGCTCcgcccaggggaggagcccggcattcccagctggataaaagctggcactgggagcagcagcacaggctgtgtgcacgggattgccaCAGGGACACCGGGGCCACCTTccacaggatcatctctgctcccacagagccACAGCCGGCGCTGCAGGAGGATTCATCTGCGCTGCTCCCCACACCCTCAACACGCTCTCAGGTCGTGCTCTGACTCCGGCAGCGTTTCTaggatttttctcttgtttgtttgttgggggttttttgtactactgcatttctatttttaacattcCTAGCAAAGACCCGTTATCCCTATTCCCACACCTCTGCCTGacagccccttaatttcaaaccCATCACAATTCGGGGGTTCACATTCTCCATGCCAAGGGCAGCTCTGGATTTCCCTTCAAACACCTGTCTTTACAAATTGAGCCCTCAAGTGCTCCCAGTTGTCCCCAGGTGCATCTtaggtgtccccaggtgctgccagccccactCACCATGTCGGGCTCCCACAGGGACTCGCACATTCCGTACATCTGCTCGGAGCAGGTGCCGCTGACCACGAAATCCTCGGTGACCATGGGGCAGCCGATGAGGTCCAGCGAGCAGATGAAGGGCTCGTGGCTCAGCGGGTCCAGCCCCGCGATCACCGGCTCCGTGTAGTAGGGACCAAACCTGGGGACGCAGCCGCGCTCAGGGACGGCCCCGGGGACACCACGGGCATCGTCCCGGCACGGGGCAATCCCGAAAATCCCCGCCTGcgcctgcagctctggggttgTGACCATTCCCAGGGCTCAGCCACCCTCTCCTGAATTTCCAGCCCCAGACACAGCTCCGGccattccctggctgctgcccctGGCCCCACATCCCACAGAAACGTTTTCCAGGCAAGGAAAACgtcccacagctcctctcagGGAGCTCcctgcagtggctgtggcacagcagaCCACCCTGAAGCAGCGGGAGTTTGCTCTGGTTTGACAACTGACTCGTCTGGAGACGATCTGAGGAGGAAATTCAAACTGTTGTCACCCCAAGACAGCAATAATCGGTTCAGGGACGGTGCTGGCGACACCACGGAAGGATCCAGGCTCCTTTGGCCacaccaggagcagctttgACAGAAAAATCCCCTCAGCTCCTCTCGAGCTGGCAGCCCCCTGGCAGGAAGGGCTCTGCAGCTTTACCTCCTCTCGTAGAGCAGGTTGGACACCATGCTCATGAAGGTCTGGGGCTTGATCTGCCTCCCTTCCTTCAGCTCGTACAGATTCAGCCGGAACTTCAGCCGCTGGGCCCTGCGAGGGAGCGGAGCCGGGCTCAGAGCGCgttccccctgccctgccctgccctccacCGGGACCGCTGCGGAGctcccggggcagggagggcgAGCAGGCACGGCTCCTGCTGGAGTCCGGGTCAAACGGCAGGAGTTAAAGAGGAGTTTCAGCGGCGAAAGGGGAATGTTAGCGGCGAAAGTGGAATTTTCACAGTGAAAGCTCGGTGTTAGCAGTGAAAGTGGAATTTCAACAGTGGAAGTGGAATTTCAGCAGTGGAAGTGGAATTTTAGCAGTGGAAGTTGAATGTTAGCAGTGGAAGTGGAATTTTAGCAGTGGAAGTGGAACGTTAGCAGTGGAAGTGGAATTTCAGCAGTGGAAGTGGAATTTCAGCAGTGGAAGTGGAATTTTAGCAGTGGAAGTGGAATTTTAGCAGTGGAAGTTGAACGTTAGCAGTGGAAGTGGAATTTCAGCAGTGGAAATGGAATTCTAGCACTGAAATTTCATCCCAGCAGCGACGCGATCTCAAACCACCGGTTGGTTTATCTCAAAAGCTCTCCCACAAAGGGAACCAAGAGCAGCACCGCCGGCACCGCTCAGCTCCGTATTAATTACAAATATTCTCCCCTCCCCACGGATAAACCGAGACATCCGCTCAGCCCCCTCGGTATTTATCCCAAACACACCTCCCCGGGCCTCACTTACACGGTCTGCACGTCCGTGGCCAGCCCGGCCAGGCCGATGTAGAGCCTCTGGCCCATGGGGAAAATCTTCTGGAAGTCCGTGGTCACGGTCTGCGCCTGGATGCCGAAGCGGCGGTCGGCGGCGATGGCCACGCAGCCCTTTCCCCTCATGGCCATGACGGCCCCGCCGTTGTAGGACATGATAGACTGCAGGGGAGCGGCGGCTCAGGGCCCGGCACGGCCGGGGCAGCGAGCCGGGGCCGGTTTTCATTTTCCCCGCTGCTCCGGCCGCTCCTTCCCCCGGCCCCACGGGACGTTCCCCTCACGGAGCGGCCTCCCCGCCGCGCCTCCCCCGCGCTGGGCCGGGCCCCGAGGCTGCCCGGGAGCCGTCCCGGGTCTCACCATGGTTGCGGTTGTTCGGTCCCCGCTGTGTTCCCGCTGTGTCACCGCTCTGTCCCCACACGAACCCCGCTCCGCCCCCGCTCGCTCCCGGCCCGGTCTCTGCCCAAGCCCCGCTCCGGCTCCGCCGCGCCGCCGCTGATCCCGCCCCCAAACGCTTCCCATTGGCTGTCGCCCCCGCTGGTCCCACCTCTGCCGCTTCCCATTGGTTATTATCACTGCCGCTCTCCTATCGGCGCTTCCCATTGGTCGCTGCCGCCGCCGGGAGCCCGAGCGCTGCTGGTGATTCGCGGGGGCCGCCGGGGCGCGCGCGGGTGATTGGCTgaggcagggaggggtgggcgggGCCCAAAAGTGACGAGTCACGGGGAAGCGCGCGAGGCATGCCGGGAGTGcggggggaaatgggaaaagatggaaaaaaatgggaaaagatggaaaaaaaatggggaaagatggaaaaaatggggaacagatggaaaaaacggggaaagatggaaaaaaatggaaacgGCGGAAAAAATGGGGAACAGCTGGATAAAGtgggggcacagctggacaaaatgggggcacagctggacaaaatgggggcacagctggctcgggcacagctggatccgcgggggcacagctggctcgGGGGAACAGCTGGATCAGTGGGGAACAGCTGGATCAGTGGGGGCCGGCAGAGCTGGATGAGcgggggcacagctggatcaAAGGGGGGGGAACATCTGGACGGGACAGAGCGGCGGCTGTGGGCGGGGCCGCggcacagctggatccaggggggcacagctggatcccggggggcacagctggatgtgTCTGGAGACAAAGCCCCGGGCGGATCCAAAGGGTTTTCCCCCAGAAATCTCCCTGGGAAGCGGCGGCCCGGGGACGCCGGGTGCCTCTGCGGGGTCACAGCACATCCCCCCAGCCCAGTTGCGGTTTTCAAGCGGGGTTTTGAGGGGGTTTTCCAATCCCAAAAGGTTCCCGGGGCAGATCCGGGTGGGAATGCCAAGGATCCATCCCAGCACGGCCTCGTGCCCCGGCTCAGAGCAGGAATTCCGTCAGTTCTGGGCTGGAACCAGCCCAGGGCGAGCAGGGAATTGAATTTACAGGAGGTTTTTTAAGAGAGGGGGAGCTGGGCCTGGCGGATTTGGGACCCCCCTCAGCTTGGTCTGGAGGCAGAATGCGGAATTTGGATGGAAACAGGATTTCAGGTCGGATTTTAAT
This sequence is a window from Hirundo rustica isolate bHirRus1 chromosome 27, bHirRus1.pri.v3, whole genome shotgun sequence. Protein-coding genes within it:
- the PSMB3 gene encoding proteasome subunit beta type-3 yields the protein MSIMSYNGGAVMAMRGKGCVAIAADRRFGIQAQTVTTDFQKIFPMGQRLYIGLAGLATDVQTVAQRLKFRLNLYELKEGRQIKPQTFMSMVSNLLYERRFGPYYTEPVIAGLDPLSHEPFICSLDLIGCPMVTEDFVVSGTCSEQMYGMCESLWEPDMEPEHLFETISQAMLNAVDRDAISGMGVVVHVIEKDKITTRTLKARMD